The Pseudophaeobacter arcticus DSM 23566 genome includes a region encoding these proteins:
- a CDS encoding acyl carrier protein: MSDVADRVKKIVVEHLGVEEEKVTENASFIDDLGADSLDTVELVMAFEEEFGIEIPDDAAETIQTFGDAVKFITEAS, encoded by the coding sequence ATGAGCGACGTCGCAGACCGCGTAAAAAAGATCGTTGTAGAGCACCTGGGTGTTGAAGAAGAAAAAGTGACCGAAAACGCGTCCTTCATCGACGATTTGGGTGCAGACAGCCTCGACACTGTTGAGCTGGTCATGGCCTTTGAAGAAGAATTCGGCATCGAGATCCCTGATGATGCGGCCGAAACCATCCAGACATTTGGCGACGCAGTGAAGTTCATCACCGAAGCTTCCTAA